A segment of the uncultured Desulfobulbus sp. genome:
CCATCACCACCAGACCATCTTTGGTGCGGAAGGTTGCCTGGGTCGGGCAGGCCCGCACACAGGGCGGATTGTCACAATGGTTGCACATAATGGGCAACTGATGATTTTCCGTGGCCTCGTCACGATAGAGGCTGGGGTTCTCGGGAAAGGCGTTCTCATAGTTGGTCATCCAGACCCATTTGATTTCGTCTTTCTTGTCCGGAAACTGGGGGATGTTATGGGTTTTGATGCAGGCATTGACGATTTTTTCGCCAAGACTTGGATCTTCCTGAATTTTTCTCAGATCGATTACCAGACCGTACCGGTTGACATTCGGATCGGCGGGTGCGCTGTGAGCCGCCGGTGCGGCAGCATGTTCTGCACCATGTCCACCTTCGGTGGAGGCATGCGCAACATTGACCCCTGCAACCAGGCGATCAACAACTGCAGTTCCTCCAAGGCCAGCCAGCGTGGAAATACCGGCTACCTTGAGGAAATTTCTTCTATTTGTGTCCATCTGTCTATCTCCTCCTTAGCCTTCACTCAACAGGAGCCAGGTGGCAATCCCAGCAGTATGGTTTAACCGAGGCATAATCGTGACACGTATCGCAGAATTTTTTCTTGCTGGTGTGGCACTTCATGCAGTTGAGCATCAAGCTCTTCGGATATTGCTTGCCTTCAATTTCCATGGTGCTCCGGTCGCCGGTTCGAATAACCTCGTCACGCCACTGGTTGAGCAGTTGCATGTGCTTTGCTCGAATCTCGGCCGCAGGCAGCACACAGGTTTTGACATCCTTGGGCAACTCGGGTTTGGGCACGTTGCCAGCGGTGCCGCGGTTGTACCAGATGGGTATTGTAATGAACAGGACGAAAATGATCAGTCCCGGGATTATTTTACCGCTATCATACATAGCTCTTCCTCCATTCCTGCCGGTCTATTAAACCAAGGTCCTGAGCCCTTCGGTCAGGTCTTGTCGTTGTTCACCTTCAATCACCAAAGCGTTGCCGACAAGCTCACTCAAACCGGCGACCTGCACTTCGGGCACCCAGTAATTCATGAGGGTCGTCAGGGTTGCCCTGTCAATCGCACAAACGCAGGCCAGTGTGTTGACGTCATGTTTGTCATGGACGTATTTCACGGCATTGGCCCGGGGCAGACCGGAACGCATACGGAGTTCCATGATCTCATCCGTGTTGAGAGCGGTACCTGATCCACAGCAAAAGGTTTTCTCGCGGATGGTGTTGTCCGGCATCTCATACCATTTGTCGACAACGGCATCGAGGACAGCTCGTGGTTCTTCGATAAGTCCCATGGCCCTGGCCGGGTTGCAGGAATCGTGAAAGGTTGCCTTGACATGGGCGTTGCGGCTCTTGTCGAGGTTGAGTTTGCCGTTCTTGATCAGGTCGGCGGTAAACTCGGAGATGTGGACCATCTTGGTGGCAGCGGCATTGTCGAAAACCGTTCCGGTGAGCGGAGAACGCGGCACCTCAAGGAAGTCAGCCGGACCGTTCATGGTACTCATATACTGATGAACAACACGCCACATGTGACCGCACTCACCACCAAGGATCCAGCGAACCCCCAGGCGCTTGGCCTCGGCATACATCTTGCCGTTAAGTTTCTTCATCATCTCGTTAGAGGTGAAGAGACCGAAGTTACCACCTTCGGAGGCATAGGTCGACCAGGTGTAATCCAGACCGATGGCCTCGAACAGCAACAGGTAACCCATACAGGTGAAAATGCCGGGCTCGGCGAAGACGTCGGCTGACGGGGTGATGAACAGGACCTCGGCCCCCTTGCGGTTGAAGGTCGGGTTGACCTTGACACCGGTCAGGTTCTCGATATCCTCACAGAGGAACTCGACATTGCCTTTGAACGCCTGAGGCGTGAGGCCCATATGGTTACCGGTCCGGTTGGAGTTGGCGACCGGCTCCATACACCAGTTGATGCCGATACCGACCAGATGCAGCAACTCACGCAGCATCATGGTGATCTCCGCGGTGTCGATACCGTAGGGGCAGAAAACCGAACAGCGGCGACACTCTGTACACTGATAGGCGTACATGAACCACTCTTTGAGTACGCCCACGGTCATCTCGCGACCGCCGATCATCCGGCCTAAAATCTTACCGGCGCGGGTGAAATTCTGCCGGTATACCGAGCGCAGCAACTCTGCGCGCAAAACCGGCATATTCTTGGGATCACCGGTGCCGAGGAAGAAGTGGCACTTGTCGGCGCATGCACCGCAACGGACACAGCAATCCATAAAAATTTTCAATGAGCGGAAACGATCGAGACGATCCGCAATGCCCTGGATAATGATTTCTTTCCAGTTTTCAGGAAGTTTCCAATCATCGTCCTCGGGGCTCCATTCACGGGCATTGGGGAAGCTGACGCCTTTCTGACGATCAAGATACTTTTGAATTTCAGGTTTCGTCGTGTAGGCGTAATTCCCTGGCTTAAATACGACCGGGACATCCATCCAATTCTTAGTTGGAATGGAGCCTGTCATCAGCGAAGGTCCCTCGGCAACACTTCGTGCCAACACATCTACCTTTACTACTGCCATTGCTCTATCCTTATACTCTTGAGGTTATCCAGCGTTAGTCATTAGCCTTTGGCGGCAACTCTTTCTCAACGGGAATGCCCTGCTCAATCATATCCTCACGGAACTCATCCTCGTAGCCGGCATAGGAATGCGGTTTGATGTCCGGGTTCCAGGGGTTGATGTGGCGAACCATTCTGTTATTGTTTGCCAGATTTCGGGTCGGGCTGAGGAAGACGCCGCCCATATGCATGAGCTTGCTGAAAGGAAAGTAGGCAAGCAGTGTGCAGACTAAGAAGAGATGCGCATAGAACAGGGCGCTGATATCGGCGACGATGGTCGGTGAGAAGGTGACCAAGCCGAAGGCTAACTGCTTGATGGCGTTGATATCGACATCGGTACGTACAAAGAAACGCATGAGGATACCGGTGAAGGCGATACCTAAAATCAAGAACAGCGGGAAATAATCGTTGAGCAGTGAGATGTAGCGAACCTGGGGATTGAAGAAGCGACGACCAAGCAGGAACATCAGGGCGAGAATGATGGTGACATCAGTGGTGTACATGGTCGGTGCCCCGATCTGCAGCAGTGAATCCGCAGTTTCGGTGAGGGCAACGATTCCAGGGACCGGATCCAGGAACAGGCGCATGTGACGAATGACGATCACCAGGAAACTGTAATGGAACATGATGCCGAACAGCCACAGCCATTTGCTGGACTCATAAGTCAGCTTCGGCCCCGGGTACACGGTGGCCTTGGTGTTGCGCCACAGGGAGCGGAACAGAAAAATTTCCAGGAACATTCGGGCAACAACCTGTCCGGTGTTGACCGGCGCCTCCAGCTTGTCGTACTTGATCCAGGGCATGGTGTAGCCCTGACCGCACGTGGTTGGAATTCTGAACGGTACCGGCGATTTGGCCCAATGGATGACCCTGTAACAAAAACCGCCTAAGAACAGCGCCATAGCGAGATACGGAACGACAACACCAAAGAGGTATTGCATTCCCGGTATCTGCACCAGTATCAGCGCAATCAACACCAGGGCAATTACTGCCGCCAAAGGGAAGGCGTACTTCATCGATCACTCCTTCGCATTCGAGTTAAACAATAACTTTTCAAAAAGTTACGATAAAAAGCCGGAATCACTTCAGGGACGTCCCGGAAGCTATCCGACGGTCACACACGCTCAGTTCCCGGTACTCTACTCAGCCTTTTCCTGCTCCTGCTTCATCAGGGCAGACGGACATGCCGCGTCCGTCAAAATCGAGCGGCCGCTCTTCAGTTCAGCAATCCGGTTGCGGTACAACTGCTCCCGGCATTCGCTGTAGATATCAAAAGCAGCCAAGGCAATGCGATCAATCTCACAATCCAGGTGATCAAGGTTCCCCAACAGTGCCTGCGTGGCCTTGTCCTTGGAGAGAACCTGTTTGATCACCCACTTCAGCTCCAGAAACGGTGCAACAGCCTGTCCCGGCGTGAACTCCTGCACCGCCCTGATGCGAACCACCTGATCCAGTGGTTTGCTATAGGCATCTGCTCCCTGCCCCTCGACGAGCGCTTCGAAGAGCCCGGTCAGCCCCATGGAAATGTTGGCACCCACGGGATTGGCAAAGGGATCGGTGGCCTTTTTAAAGAAGCCCGGCGAGGTGTAGCTATCCAGCGTTCGCTCGATCCATAACGCGAGAATTTCCTTCTTCTTTCCGCCCAGCGCTTCTTTGAGTTCCATGGTCGATAAATATTAGTCGCCCCTGTTTTTATCTGATTGATTTGCCAGGGCGACGAGCACAATTCTTTCAGTATATCAAACATCTCTCACCCATGAAAAATGAATGAGGATTCATGCACCGATTGCTCTATCATGATTACTGATTTGTTTCAAGATAAAAATTTATGGGACCGGCACAGCTTTGGAGGGCAATGGTCCCCCACCTTTAAGGAGATACAACGCAAGCTGCACATAGGGATCAGTGGTGGCCAGTTGATCCAGCTTCTTCTCCTCTTTCAGGGGAGCGCCATCGTCTTCGGTCTCCGGCAGCAAGCCAGCTGCCTTGGCATCCTTGCGGGTTTCTTCCAGCTCCTGCCGCTCTTGCCACATCGAATTCCAATTCAAGCTCACCTTGGTTTGCTTGGAGCGGATCCTGGCCTTTTCCGTTTCTTTCTTGATCTTCATGAACGTGTCACTGTTGTCCACCCAGCGTTTTCCTTCCTTGATGGCCTGAGCCCTGTTCAGCCGTTCTCCCTGCCAGTGCTCGAAGTCAATCGCGTTGACCTGATCCCAGGGAAGCGAATAATCCATATATTTTTCCCCTGTTTCCAGATAATCGAACATCGAAGGGACTTCGAGATCCGGTTCGACGCCCTTATACTGGGTGGAACCGCCGTTCACCCGGTAAAATTTCTGGATTGTCAATTTCAAAGCCCCCAGGTCCTCATAGCGCTGGAGTTGAAACAGCGGCAGGTTGCGATTGAGATCCATCATCGCTTGCACCGTCCCCTTGCCGTGGGTATGGACGCCACCGATGACGAAGGCCCTCCCGTAATCCTGCAAAGCCGCCGCCAGAATTTCCGATGCGGAGGCGCTGAACTGATTGACCAGCACAATCAAGTCGCCCTTATATTCGATGCCCGGATCCTCATCCTCCAGGACACGGATGGAACCGTGGGAGTCCTTGACCTGAACCACCGGCCCACCTGGAAGAAAGAGCCCGGAGATCTGTACCGCATCCGTCAGCGCACCGCCGCCGTTGTTGCGCAGGTCGATAATCAGGCCGTTGATCTTTTGTTTTTTCAACTTCGCAACTTCTGCTGCAGTATCATCGGTCACGTTGCGCGCCTCCCTGCCATCGCTTTGCGCGCTGAAATCGCGATAGAAGCTGGGTATCCGCAGGTAGCCGAATTTCTTGTCCCCAATATTGAAAACTGCTGATTTTACATATGTTTCCTCAATTTTCACCACATCACGGATGATAGGCACCACCAGTTTGCTGCCGTCCGGTTTCTGCACGGTGAGGCGGACTTCCGTCCCCTTGGGACCACGGATGTACCCCACTGCCTCGCGGATACGCATCTCCGAGATATCGACTGGTTCGCCATCCTTTTCGCCAACGGCAAGGATGGTGTCTTCCGCCTGGAGTTGCCCCTGTTTTTCCGCCGCACTGCCAGGAATGATGCGCACCACCTTGATCAAGCCATCGTCTTCACGCAAAAGGGCTCCAATTCCCTCCAGAGATCCGCTCATCTGGATATCGAAATCTTCCTTGGAGGTCGGGGCCATGTAATCGCTGTGCGGATCGTAGGCACGGGTGACGGCATCAAAGTAGCGATCATAGTGATCCTGGCGGGTCTGCTGCAGCAGCCGATTCAACGAACGGTGGGTGCTCTCCCGAACCTTTTTCACCGCCTCCTGTATTTCCAGCGGATGCAGTTTCGGGTCGACTGTCTTTGTTAAGTCCTTGCCATTTTTACTTTTCTCTTTGAGGAGATCAAAATAGGATTCAAGGACCTGCATCTTCAAACTCAGATGCCAACGCTCCTTGAGCGCTTCCATGCTCTCGGCATATTCGAGTTTTTTGGGCTCGATCTCCAAATATTCCTTGGCCACGAAATCAAAACCGCCCTTGAGTAGGGAGTCGACAAATCCGTCAACCATGCGAATCCGGTCATTGAGCAGATCCATGCCGGCATTGGGCAGCACCACGTTGCCCCTGGCCAGTTCATCATCCACATGGGTTGCAAAGGCACCCAGCTGTTTGACGTCCGCCTGAAGGAGGAAACGTTTGCGCGGGTCGAGCTGGCGAAGGTAGAGATCAAAGACCTTTTGCGAAAGCTTGTCGTCAAGCGGTTCGTGACTGAAATGCTGCAGCGGCAACTGCTGACTCAAGATAAGGGCGATCAACTCGTTCCGGTCGGCATCAAAAACTTCCGGCGGGGCCTTCTTGGCGAGGCACCCGCCGGTAAAAGTAAGGAGCACAACAGCACAGGTGAGGACAACGCAGTGGGAGCGGTGCAAACATCGCTGACGGAAGGCATTCATAGACGGAGGAGTCCTGGGGGAAGAGGGAAAAAAAGGATGCGGTGCGGCATGAGAAACACGGGCGCTAAAATGGGCTGACGATTTTATCCGCCTCGGCCATGGTGGTCATGATTTCATGCATATTGGAAATCTGTCCCACCTGAATAGCTGATTTCAGTTGATAAAAGTCCAGACAGGTGCCACAGGCAAGAATCTCGATCCCACGGGACTGCAGTTCACGCAGGGCATCCAGGGCGCCCGATTCGGTGGTGACCAGCTTGACCCCGGCGTTATAGAGGACGATTTTACTGGGCAGCGGCTGCACATCCTTAATCGTCTGCACATAGGTCTGTAACAGGGCCCAACCCAGCTCATCGGAACCGCGCCCCATGGAATCCGAGGAAATTACGTAAATCATTGCACCTTGGGAGGGAGTGGGCAGCTCACATTGATAGGCATCAGGATCGAAGGCTTCGCCAGAGCCACTGCCGCTGGCGACAATGGTCACCGCAAAGAGGTTCTCCCCTTCCCGGCTGCAACTCACTTCGTGGCCCTGGTTACGGCCGAAGCGGGCCACATTGTTCTGCGAGGCCTCATTATCGACCATCACCTTTATAATCGATGATCCTGCGGCGAGGGCATCCTTGGCGCGCAGGACCGGTTTCGGGCATGCCAACCCGATACAGTCAAGAATTTCCGGGTTCATCTGTTCATCTCCACCGGAGGTCAATGAGTATGCGGCGTGTTTGGAACAAGCCACCAGAATAGCCTTTCCAGATCCGTCACATCTTGCGTTGACGGACGATAGTTTTCAGCTTTTGCAAACGAGCGAGTCGGCATGGCTGAAAGCTTAGTCAAGAATGATCTCCTGCCCTTCCCGGGCAAAAAAGAGCTGCATCGGGTTTTGGGGATCAGGGGCGCAGTAGGTTTCGCCCATGGCATCCAGCTGATCGTCACTGCGTTCCGGATCATGATGAAAAAGCGCCAACCGCTTCACTCCGGCCCTGCGGGCGGCGGCAATGGCATCCTCAATCGGAGTGTGCCCCCAGCCGATCTTGCCCTTCTCGTATTCGGCCCGGGTGTACTGGGCATCATGAACCAGGAGATCGGCCCCCCTATAAAAATTCTCCAGGACCTGATTCTGTTCACGGGCCGCCTCTTCCCCTTCGATCGCCATCATCTCATCGTAGGAGGGATCCTCCGGGTCGGTGATGAAGAGGTTCCGAAACGGCTCAGTGTCGTAGGCGGTGCAGAACACCTTTCCGCGGAAGGTGAATCGGTACCCCAAAGCAGTGATGGGATGATTGATAATTGCCGTGGCCAGGGTGATACCATCACCGAGGTCGAGCAACGGTTCCTCCTTGAGTCGTTCGTACTGGATGGAGCCTGCCAGTTCCCCCATGTTGACCGGAAAGTACCTGTACTTCATCTGCCCGCCGACCACTGCTTCCAACGGTTCATCCTCATAGGTGACCGGACCGAACACCTTGATCCTGGTTCCCGGAATATAGGCTGGAACAAAAAAGGGAAACCCCATGATATGGTCCCAGTGGGTGTGGGAGAGGTAAATCTCGGTGGTGATGGGTCCCTTGGGCAGGTCGTTGGCCAGCATGGAGTTGGCCAGCTCACGGATACCGGAACCGGCATCGATGATGATATGTCGATTAACCTCGGGAAAACGAAGTTCAATGCAGGCGGTGTTGCCGCCGTACTTCATGGTCTTGGGCCCGGGACAGGGGATGGACCCACGTACCCCCCAAAATTTCACCTTGATCATCAGCGCCTCTCCTCCCTCGTGCAACAGCCACAGGCCGTATCAAACCTGAAGAAAAATTTCCGCCTTGGTTATTTCGGCATCGACCTTATCCCTGAGGCCGACAACGGAACTCCAGTCCAGCTTGCACATCTCCAAGAGCGGCTGCAGCTGCGCCTCATCCGGATAGCGGTTGCCCGCGTAACCGATGTCAAACAGACAGACATAAAAATCCGCCAGGGCCACGGTGGCCACCAGGTGCTGATTTTCCGCTGCGGCCTCTTGCGGTGCATGGTGATGACAGATGGCGTCGGTAATGACGGCATTGAGCTTCCACTTGGAGGCGATCATCTGCCCCACCTCCTCGTGATCGATGTCCATCAGTTCCCGTTCGAGCACATTGAGCGGCTGCAGCGTCATCATGACCTGCGCCAGCACCTCGGCATACTCATCGCCAAAGGGGACCTTGCCCAGATCGTGCAGCAGGCCCGCCACAAAGAACTCCTCGCGTTCGGCAAGGGCAACTCCCTGCTCGGCGGCAAGTAGCTTGGCCATAACGCCAACGCCGATGGAATGGGCCCAGAAATCCTTGATCGGCAGCGACTTGGATTTCTTCGCCTGGCCGACGCAACGGATAATCGCGGTGGAAAGTGCCAGGTTCTTCACCGTATTCAAACCGAGCATGATGATCGCCCTGGTCAGGGAGGTGACCTTGTTGACCAAAGAATAGTAGGCGGAGTTGATCAGTTTCAGCACCTGACCGGTCAGGACCGGATCAAGGGAAATGACCTTGTTCAAATCGTTGGGAGCAGTGTCGGGGCGGCTGCAGATCTCCAGCACCTTGCCGACAGTCGTCGAAAGGCTGGGCATCTTGTCGACAAAGACACGAATCTTATCCAGTCGGTTTTTTCGCTCGTTCATTCAGACAGGTAGAAGCAGTGGACAACAACGCCGGGTTAGTTTGCCGCATCCGGAAAAGCCCCTCCCACAAAGCGTCATGCGGGCCTGTCACTCTGGGGATATCGTAGATTTTTGTTTTTGGGCGGATTCCGGACCACGCAAGGTCAATCGGGGTATAATAAATGAAGGAGAGGGGGAGGTCAAGTAAAGGGGCGGGGTTTCTGAGGAATTAACAACCGTGTTTCATTAAAAAATTCCGGATGACCTCCTCCATGAGCTCCAACTGGGTCTTGCCGGTCTCGTTGATTTGAATCCACAGACAACGCTGAAAGGCACGGTGGAGATCTTCCGGGACCATCAGTTTCAACGCTACCAGGGGCTCGCCTTCTTTCACATCATTGTCGGCCATGGTAGGCGACCACCTCGTCGTAGCGCAGCCCCTGGCCGCCAAAAATATCAAGGGCTGAACCCACGGTCACGTCGATCCGCCCGCGGCCGCTGGTGCGAATAAGTTCGAGATCGGCAAAACTCGCCACCCCGCCGGCATAGGTGGTGGGCACCGGAACGCTTACGGAAAGCAATTCCAGCAACCGGGTGTCAATCCCCATGCATTTCCCCTCCACATCCACCGCATGCACCAGAAACTCATCGCAGTAGCGGGAAAGGTCCTCCACGGTTTCGGAGCTGATTTTCAGCTTGGTGAACTTCTGCCAGCGATCGGTCACCACATAGTAGCCATCACCCTGCCAGCGGCAGCTGAGATCCAACACCAGCCGCTCTTTGCCGACCAGGTCGACCAATGCCTGCAGTCGCTTAAGATCCAGTTGCCCGTCGTGAAAGACATGGGAGGTGACGATGACATGGGAAGCGCCCCGGGAGAGCCATTCGCGCGCATTGGAGGCATTGATGCCGCCACCGACCTGCATCCCCCCGGGCCATACGGCCAGGGCCTCGGCTGCAGCCTCTTCATTGCCGGGCCCGAGCATGATAATATGCCCGCCCAGGAGTTTGTCCCGCCGATACAACCCCGCGTAGTAGGCCGGCGGCAACTCCGAAGAAAAATTGGTGTGCAGGTTCGACTGATCCTCACCAAGACTTGAACCGACAATCTGTTTGACCCGACCATCATGCAGGTCGATACATGGCCGAAATTGCATTGCTTTCCTCAGAAGATAAAAAAAGGGCTGCCGACACCCGCCGACAGCCCTTGCACCCCAAATACAGCGGATTACCGTTCCTTAACCATCATCGTGGTCGGATCAAGGTCCAGGCTCTTGCCGCCTTCCACCTGCTCGCCGGAGTTACGGATGATATCCAGTTGAATGGTCGCATTGGACTGCGGCTTGAGCAAAACGACCATGTCGAACAGATCATCGATCTCGTGGCAGGGCGCGGGGACACCTGTGGGGGAGACGCGGTCATCACCACGATGGCAGATTGCCGAGAACCAGGCCTGCATGTTCATGTTTTCAAGCAGGTACTTGATGTCCTCCAGGTCGCTGCGATCAGTCTTGATAAAATCAAAGCCGTCGACGATCAAACAGTTGGGACGGAAAATATCCTGGAGCACCAGATCGTTCAGACGCTCTTCCAGACGGGAACGAGTGAATGCGGCCTCCTTGAAGGTCATGATCATCCGGTGATGCGCCACCATGTCGATCAGTTCATGCGGCCGGGTCACGCTGTGCTCCTGCAGGATCACCTGAAGGATATCGTCATACCAGCTCTTGGTTTTTTCAATGGATTCGCCGATGCTGACATGGATCACCCGCTTTCCACGGAGGATGGCATCCAGGGCGATCTGTACCAGCAGGGCGGTCTTGCCCAGGCCGGCACGAGCCATGACCAGCCCCATCTGATTGTTCTCTCGACTCAAATTCAAAACCCGCAGGGGGTTCTGCTGTACCAATGGTTCGTATCCCATAATTCGACCTCTTATCGGTTATCTCTCACGTTTATGCCAATGAGCGCAAGACCCGGTTATGCATCTTTTTTCTGGTCAGCGTAGGCTTTGACCAAATCTTCGGCCACACTGCGCGGAACCTGCTTGTAGGTGGCAAATTCCATGGTGAACTCGGCCTTGCCCTGAGTCAGGGAACGAAGGGTGGTGGAGTAACCAAACATCTCGGCCAGCGGCATCTCTGCCTCGACAACGGTGTAGTTGCCCTCCTCAAAGGTACCGATGATCACACCACGACGCTGGTTGAGACTGCCCATGACCGCCCCCTGAAACTCGGAAGGTCCTTCGACTGCGACCTTCATGATCGGCTCCATGATAACCGGATTGGCCTTGGAGTATCCCTGACGGAAGGCGCCGATGGCAGCCACCTGGAAGGCGACATCCGAGGAGTCGACCGCATGGTAGCTCCCGTCATTGATGGCGACCCGGACACCGGTAATGGGAGCGCCGATAAGAGTACCCTTTTCCAGGGATTTCTGGAAGCCCTTGTCACAGGAGCTGATGAACTCGCGGGGAATGACACCACCCACGATCTGGTCGAGAAACTCGTACTCGCCCTCTTCCAAGGGCTCGAGAAAACCGGCGACACGACCGTACTGACCGGAACCACCGGTCTGCTTCTTGTGGGTGTAGTCGAAGTTGGCCTGCTGGGTAATGGTCTCGCGGTAGGCAACCTGCGGTGCACCGACCTCGACCTCGGCCTTGTACTCCCGTTTCATCCGCTCGATGTAGACCTCGAGATGCAACTCGCCCATACCGGAAATGATGGTCTCGTTGGTCTCGTGGTCAACGTAGGTCTTGAAGGTCGGATCTTCCTTGGTGAAACGGTTGAGCGCCTTGGACATGTTGATCTGGGCCTTGTTGTCCACCGGACTGATGGCCAGGGAGATAACCGGCGCGGGAACATGCATCGAGCTCATGGAGAAGTTCACCCCGGGGCTGCAAAAACTGTCACCGGAGGCACAATCGATGCCGAACAGGGCGACGATGTCACCGGAACCTGCCCCCTCGATCTCTTCCATCTCGTTGGCGTGCATCCGTACCAGACGGCCGACCTTGGATTTTTTACCGGTACGGGAGTTGATGATGGTATCGCCCTTCTGAATAACCCCCTGATAGGTACGGATGTAGGTCAGCTGACCGTAACGGCCGTCCTCGAGCTTGAAGGCCAGGGCAACAAGCGGATCATCGGGATTGTTGCTCACCGTGACCTCGGCCTCGTCCTCATCCAAGTTGAGGGCGGTATTCTCGACATCGGTGGGACAGGGCAGGTAGGAGGCGACCGCATCCAGAAGCAGCTGCACACCTTTATTCTTATAGGCGGAGCCCATCATGACCGGGGTCAGCTCCAGGGCCAGGGTACCGCGACGAATGGCCTCGTGGATCATGGCCTCGGGAATCTCGGCTTCCTCGAGCATCGCTTCCATCAACTCGTCGGAGAACATGGATACCGCGTCGAGCAACTCTTCACGTTTGGCCTGCGCCTCGTCCATCAACTCTGCCGGAATCTCTTCCATGCGGATCTTCTCGCCCTGGTCGCCATCGAAGTAGACCGCCTTCATGGTGACCAGGTCGACCATGCCCTGCAGGTCGCTTTCAAGGCCTATGGGCATCTGCAGCATGATCGCATTGAGCTGCAGCTTATCGCGAAGCTGCTGGGTAACACGGTAGGGATTGGCACCGGTCCGGTCGCACTTGTTGATAAAGGCGATGCGCGGAACCTTGTAGCGGGTCATCTGCCGATTAACGGTGATCGACTGGGACTGGACCCCGCCAACCGAGCAAAGGATGAGCACCGCACCGTCGAGAACACGCAGGGCGCGCTCGACCTCGATGGTGAAGTCAACGTGGCCGGGGGTGTCGATGATGTTGACATCGTAGTCTTTCCAGGAGCAGTAGGTTGCAGCGGACTGAATGGTAATGCCGCGTTCTTTCTCCAATTCCATGGAATCCATGGTCGCACCCACACCATCTTTACCGCGAACCTCATGGATTGCATGAATGCGTTGAGTGTAAAACAGAATGCGCTCGGTCAGAGTGGTTTTGCCCGAGTCGATATGGGCACTGATACCGATATTCCGTACTTTGTTCAGATCCTTTTTCATGACGCGTTCCTCAATTACCGCTTGCAAGTCGCTCGCTTGGTCGCTCGCGTAGTTATAGCCGTTTTCTCGTCGTTCTCGAATAAAAAAAGGAGTTACAGCTGGCTCTGCAACTCCGTGCGCATTAGGTTAGGGATGCTTGCTGAGAGGTGGGGAGAAAGGAGGGGAAGGCCCTCGCTCCATGCAACTCCTCGCCCGCAAGCCTGTGTGCACTGCCATTGAAGGGTTTACCTTGACCGCACTTTGGTAAAGTCGTTTTTTATAACGTAAGGCTTTTTCCCAGTCAAGCAATTTTTATGAATTTTTACCGCGATACCATCCACCTACCGTAAAAATCCGCTCTTTTACCGTCAAAAGATGGCAATACATTTTTGTAGACCAAGCGACATAGCCTTACCTTTTTGTGGAAACATACTGGTACCGATTGACCGACAACAAACCAATCAATGACGAAAATGGCGTTTTTACATCACTAATTCGACAACTTCAAAACTGGCATCAATACTGCTTTATTCTTTTCATCAAAAAG
Coding sequences within it:
- a CDS encoding carboxy terminal-processing peptidase, with protein sequence MNAFRQRCLHRSHCVVLTCAVVLLTFTGGCLAKKAPPEVFDADRNELIALILSQQLPLQHFSHEPLDDKLSQKVFDLYLRQLDPRKRFLLQADVKQLGAFATHVDDELARGNVVLPNAGMDLLNDRIRMVDGFVDSLLKGGFDFVAKEYLEIEPKKLEYAESMEALKERWHLSLKMQVLESYFDLLKEKSKNGKDLTKTVDPKLHPLEIQEAVKKVRESTHRSLNRLLQQTRQDHYDRYFDAVTRAYDPHSDYMAPTSKEDFDIQMSGSLEGIGALLREDDGLIKVVRIIPGSAAEKQGQLQAEDTILAVGEKDGEPVDISEMRIREAVGYIRGPKGTEVRLTVQKPDGSKLVVPIIRDVVKIEETYVKSAVFNIGDKKFGYLRIPSFYRDFSAQSDGREARNVTDDTAAEVAKLKKQKINGLIIDLRNNGGGALTDAVQISGLFLPGGPVVQVKDSHGSIRVLEDEDPGIEYKGDLIVLVNQFSASASEILAAALQDYGRAFVIGGVHTHGKGTVQAMMDLNRNLPLFQLQRYEDLGALKLTIQKFYRVNGGSTQYKGVEPDLEVPSMFDYLETGEKYMDYSLPWDQVNAIDFEHWQGERLNRAQAIKEGKRWVDNSDTFMKIKKETEKARIRSKQTKVSLNWNSMWQERQELEETRKDAKAAGLLPETEDDGAPLKEEKKLDQLATTDPYVQLALYLLKGGGPLPSKAVPVP
- the yedF gene encoding sulfurtransferase-like selenium metabolism protein YedF, with protein sequence MNPEILDCIGLACPKPVLRAKDALAAGSSIIKVMVDNEASQNNVARFGRNQGHEVSCSREGENLFAVTIVASGSGSGEAFDPDAYQCELPTPSQGAMIYVISSDSMGRGSDELGWALLQTYVQTIKDVQPLPSKIVLYNAGVKLVTTESGALDALRELQSRGIEILACGTCLDFYQLKSAIQVGQISNMHEIMTTMAEADKIVSPF
- a CDS encoding MBL fold metallo-hydrolase, which translates into the protein MIKVKFWGVRGSIPCPGPKTMKYGGNTACIELRFPEVNRHIIIDAGSGIRELANSMLANDLPKGPITTEIYLSHTHWDHIMGFPFFVPAYIPGTRIKVFGPVTYEDEPLEAVVGGQMKYRYFPVNMGELAGSIQYERLKEEPLLDLGDGITLATAIINHPITALGYRFTFRGKVFCTAYDTEPFRNLFITDPEDPSYDEMMAIEGEEAAREQNQVLENFYRGADLLVHDAQYTRAEYEKGKIGWGHTPIEDAIAAARRAGVKRLALFHHDPERSDDQLDAMGETYCAPDPQNPMQLFFAREGQEIILD
- a CDS encoding HDOD domain-containing protein translates to MNERKNRLDKIRVFVDKMPSLSTTVGKVLEICSRPDTAPNDLNKVISLDPVLTGQVLKLINSAYYSLVNKVTSLTRAIIMLGLNTVKNLALSTAIIRCVGQAKKSKSLPIKDFWAHSIGVGVMAKLLAAEQGVALAEREEFFVAGLLHDLGKVPFGDEYAEVLAQVMMTLQPLNVLERELMDIDHEEVGQMIASKWKLNAVITDAICHHHAPQEAAAENQHLVATVALADFYVCLFDIGYAGNRYPDEAQLQPLLEMCKLDWSSVVGLRDKVDAEITKAEIFLQV
- the hisA gene encoding phosphoribosylformimino-5-aminoimidazole carboxamide ribotide isomerase, producing the protein MQFRPCIDLHDGRVKQIVGSSLGEDQSNLHTNFSSELPPAYYAGLYRRDKLLGGHIIMLGPGNEEAAAEALAVWPGGMQVGGGINASNAREWLSRGASHVIVTSHVFHDGQLDLKRLQALVDLVGKERLVLDLSCRWQGDGYYVVTDRWQKFTKLKISSETVEDLSRYCDEFLVHAVDVEGKCMGIDTRLLELLSVSVPVPTTYAGGVASFADLELIRTSGRGRIDVTVGSALDIFGGQGLRYDEVVAYHGRQ